In Stigmatopora nigra isolate UIUO_SnigA chromosome 2, RoL_Snig_1.1, whole genome shotgun sequence, a single window of DNA contains:
- the LOC144192171 gene encoding uncharacterized protein C15orf61-like — MITRVTQELLSKVHRVFVKIALFPSTLGKSATRPTASEVLTCHLAQRNLPPWTSFCVRYSAVHNDQFGLSNFNWNVQGSNYHILRTGCFPFIKYHCTKAPPQNLDFDDKFFTMLKFINLGIPCLAYGIGCWMVVGAAETVQTSVGPVKVYFAYKEDEGAQY; from the exons ATGATCACGCGAGTTACGCAGGAGCTTTTGAGTAAAGTGCATCGTGTCTTTGTCAAAATTGCGCTTTTTCCGAGCACTTTGGGCAAATCTGCCACCCGTCCCACCGCCTCGGAGGTGCTCACTTGTCATCTCGCCCAGCGAAATCTCCCACCATGGACGTCCTTCTGCGTCCGCTACTCTGCCGTCCACAATGACCAGTTTGGTCTGTCCAACTTTAACTGGAATGTCCAAGGTTCCAACTATCACATTCTAAGAACAGGCTGCTTTCCTTTTATAAAGTACCACTGCACCAAAGCCCCTCCACAGAATCTGGACTTTGATGACAAGTTTTTCACCATGCTTAAATTCATCAATCTAG GCATCCCCTGTTTAGCCTACGGAATCGGTTGCTGGATGGTTGTGGGTGCTGCAGAAACGGTTCAGACGAGCGTTGGTCCTGTTAAAGTCTATTTTGCCTACAAGGAAGATGAAGGTGCTCAAtattga